From a region of the Rhodococcus sp. 4CII genome:
- a CDS encoding YceI family protein: MTTATTTLPNLTAGTWAIDSVHSTVGFSVRHLMVSKVRGTFNDFTGAITVAEDGTPTVTAEIQVASIDTKNTDRDAHIKSADFFDAEQYPTATFTSTAVRAKGDDYVVEGEFTLHGVTRPVELALEFGGVNPGMGNGPVAGFEATTVLNRKDFGITIDMPLEGGGAVVGDKITITLEIEAGLQA; the protein is encoded by the coding sequence ATGACCACCGCCACCACCACCCTGCCCAACCTCACCGCCGGAACCTGGGCCATCGACTCGGTCCACTCCACCGTCGGCTTCTCCGTCCGCCACCTCATGGTCAGCAAGGTCCGCGGCACGTTCAACGACTTCACCGGCGCCATCACCGTCGCCGAGGACGGCACCCCCACCGTCACCGCCGAGATCCAGGTCGCGTCCATCGACACCAAGAACACCGACCGCGACGCCCACATCAAGTCCGCCGACTTCTTCGACGCCGAGCAGTACCCCACCGCCACCTTCACCTCCACCGCCGTCCGCGCCAAGGGCGACGACTACGTGGTCGAAGGCGAATTCACCCTCCACGGCGTCACCCGCCCCGTCGAACTCGCCCTCGAATTCGGCGGCGTCAACCCCGGCATGGGCAACGGACCGGTCGCCGGCTTCGAAGCCACCACCGTCCTCAACCGCAAGGACTTCGGCATCACCATCGACATGCCCCTCGAAGGCGGCGGAGCCGTCGTCGGCGACAAGATCACCATCACCCTCGAGATCGAGGCCGGCCTGCAGGCCTGA
- a CDS encoding TetR/AcrR family transcriptional regulator, which yields MAKDSGAGLRESKKHETWRTLHACALELVDERGYDDVSVEEIAAAARVSKSTLFNYFASKEALLFDPGPGECGRWQTLADERPADEPLWVSVREIIRGRIAQNAPTLVIQRRILGAAPHLAQSTKAAGERFQQFVQDWVDARTQSNPVDPLCRALLVNTAFAVLRTAYLQWQPGDDAEHFLRLLDAAFGEIEAGVLDLPRPRTGSASDDRR from the coding sequence ATGGCCAAGGACAGCGGAGCGGGGCTGCGCGAGTCGAAGAAGCACGAGACGTGGCGGACCTTGCACGCCTGCGCGCTCGAACTGGTCGATGAGCGCGGCTACGACGACGTCAGCGTCGAAGAGATCGCGGCAGCGGCCCGCGTGTCCAAGAGCACTCTGTTCAATTACTTCGCGTCCAAGGAAGCGCTGCTCTTCGACCCCGGGCCGGGTGAGTGTGGGCGGTGGCAGACGCTGGCGGACGAGCGTCCGGCCGACGAGCCGCTGTGGGTGTCGGTCCGGGAGATCATCCGCGGACGCATCGCTCAGAATGCACCGACCCTCGTGATCCAGCGGCGGATCCTGGGTGCGGCTCCCCACCTCGCGCAGTCGACCAAGGCGGCCGGCGAGCGATTCCAGCAATTCGTCCAGGACTGGGTCGACGCGAGGACGCAGTCGAACCCGGTCGACCCGCTCTGCCGCGCCCTGCTCGTCAACACGGCCTTCGCCGTATTGCGCACCGCCTATCTGCAGTGGCAGCCCGGCGACGACGCGGAGCACTTCCTCCGGTTGCTGGATGCGGCATTCGGTGAGATCGAGGCCGGCGTCCTCGACCTTCCCCGGCCGCGCACCGGAAGCGCGTCCGATGACCGTCGCTGA